A portion of the Acidisarcina polymorpha genome contains these proteins:
- a CDS encoding response regulator transcription factor, whose product MRVLIVEDEARLAANIAAAVREGAGYAADIAEDGEIGHYLASDGVYDLIILDLMLPKIDGLGVLTRLRKKGDRTPVLVLTARSEKESVIQLLNAGADDYLSKPFDLGELIARIKALVRRGKGIAHPVLTVRDVEVDTLSRTVSRRGEIIDLSPTEYRILEYLVHQPKAVVSKRALLEHLYDYNWERHSNVIEAHVSNLRRKLDRGLDAPLIQTLRGSGYRLILKADDAREEAAE is encoded by the coding sequence ATGCGTGTTCTGATTGTTGAAGACGAAGCTCGACTAGCCGCGAATATCGCCGCTGCCGTCCGCGAGGGCGCCGGTTACGCCGCCGACATCGCCGAGGATGGAGAGATCGGGCACTACCTGGCCTCCGATGGCGTGTATGACCTCATCATCCTCGACCTCATGCTCCCCAAGATCGACGGCCTGGGAGTCCTGACTAGACTCCGAAAGAAGGGCGACAGGACGCCCGTTCTGGTACTGACCGCTCGCAGCGAAAAAGAGTCAGTCATTCAACTCCTCAATGCCGGCGCGGATGACTACCTCTCGAAGCCTTTCGACCTGGGAGAGCTGATTGCCCGGATCAAGGCGCTGGTTAGGCGGGGCAAGGGAATCGCCCATCCCGTTCTAACCGTCCGGGATGTGGAAGTCGACACTCTGAGTCGCACTGTCAGCAGGCGTGGAGAGATCATCGATCTGTCTCCCACCGAATACCGCATTCTGGAATACTTGGTTCATCAGCCGAAGGCGGTCGTTTCCAAACGGGCTCTGTTGGAGCATCTTTACGACTACAACTGGGAAAGGCATTCGAATGTCATCGAGGCGCATGTCTCAAACCTGCGCCGAAAACTGGATCGCGGTCTGGATGCGCCCCTGATTCAGACGCTGCGCGGAAGTGGCTACCGTTTGATCTTGAAAGCCGACGACGCCAGGGAGGAGGCTGCCGAGTGA
- the rnc gene encoding ribonuclease III encodes MANPQTRQPAIEALQQRIGHTFRQLHLLQRALTHSSLAYEQATEERSGSAPTPQIPALDLSDNEQLEFLGDAVVGLIAADSLYRRYPELQEGELTRLRAALVSRKHLGQVAAKLDLGAALFLGKGEERSGGRKKAALLANTIEAVIGALYLDGGLEAARVFVEHRVVEPYVGELRATIERGGSIGDYKSALQEFLQARKIGQPQYVIKGESGPDHRKRFLIEVRMASAKVESEPRILARGSGTTKKLAEQEAARRAYLKLLHESDQSSFESAERLPEELVS; translated from the coding sequence ATGGCAAACCCTCAGACGCGGCAACCGGCTATCGAAGCATTGCAGCAGAGGATTGGCCACACCTTTCGACAGCTTCATCTGCTGCAGAGAGCGCTCACGCATAGTTCGCTGGCTTACGAGCAGGCGACCGAGGAACGCAGTGGAAGCGCTCCAACTCCCCAGATTCCTGCTCTCGACCTTTCCGATAATGAGCAACTGGAATTTCTCGGAGATGCGGTGGTTGGGCTTATCGCCGCTGATTCTCTCTATCGCCGCTATCCTGAACTTCAGGAAGGCGAACTGACCCGGCTGCGGGCGGCGCTGGTCAGTCGGAAGCACCTTGGGCAGGTGGCGGCGAAGCTCGATTTAGGAGCGGCGCTTTTTCTGGGTAAAGGCGAAGAGCGCAGCGGCGGCCGCAAGAAGGCTGCATTACTTGCCAACACCATCGAAGCAGTCATCGGCGCTTTGTATCTTGATGGGGGTTTGGAGGCGGCACGCGTCTTCGTCGAGCACCGGGTCGTCGAACCTTACGTGGGAGAACTTCGCGCAACAATTGAACGGGGCGGCAGCATCGGCGACTACAAGTCCGCGCTCCAGGAGTTCCTCCAGGCCCGCAAGATCGGACAACCCCAATACGTGATCAAAGGGGAGAGTGGCCCCGACCACCGAAAACGCTTTCTGATTGAAGTACGCATGGCGTCAGCAAAGGTCGAAAGTGAGCCACGCATCCTGGCGCGCGGCAGCGGCACGACGAAAAAACTGGCTGAACAAGAAGCTGCGCGGCGCGCTTACCTGAAGCTTCTGCACGAGTCCGATCAGAGCTCCTTCGAATCTGCTGAGCGGCTGCCCGAGGAGTTGGTGTCGTGA
- a CDS encoding AbrB/MazE/SpoVT family DNA-binding domain-containing protein, with protein MPKAIREHLGLEPGDRIKFLFIRTAVW; from the coding sequence ATCCCGAAGGCGATTCGGGAGCACCTTGGGCTGGAGCCGGGTGACCGGATCAAGTTTTTGTTCATCCGGACGGCAGTGTGGTGA
- a CDS encoding PIN domain-containing protein: protein MIGFDTNVLVRYLAHDDPVQSRKATEVIEGRLTGEAPGFVSLVTLVETVWVLGRVYDLSGKERAAVVERLLQADTLVVQNEQEVFTARSR from the coding sequence ATGATTGGGTTCGACACCAACGTCCTTGTTCGGTATCTTGCGCACGACGATCCGGTGCAGTCGCGGAAGGCGACCGAAGTCATCGAGGGGCGGCTGACTGGGGAAGCCCCGGGATTCGTCAGCCTGGTGACCCTAGTTGAGACTGTGTGGGTACTGGGAAGGGTCTACGACTTGTCCGGGAAAGAGCGGGCCGCGGTCGTCGAGCGGTTGCTTCAGGCCGATACGCTGGTGGTTCAGAACGAGCAGGAGGTGTTCACGGCCCGGTCGCGGTAA
- a CDS encoding YncE family protein, whose protein sequence is MKFARISRLLGRSFAVLAAVVSLQGNCMLAAAQAGTYHVEQTWKLGGDGGWDYLKVDEAAHLLYITRGARVMVVDLQSGKVLGEITGLQGTHGVAFDSAGKLGYISDGGAGMVRVFDRATRQVVNSVPVGKNPDAILYEPTKKYVFAFNGRSNDASVIDTSSNQVIATIPLSGKPEFAQTDGKGTVFVNIEDKNDLVRIDAATLKVTATWPLAPCESPSGLAIDPAKRRLFSVCDGKKMAITDADSGKVVATPEIGDGPDAAGFDSQRALAFSSNGEGTLTIVHQDSADSYSVLQTVPTKRGARTMALDPSTGKVYLVTADFGPKPTPTADNPRPRPAILPGTFSVIVVSP, encoded by the coding sequence ATGAAATTCGCACGCATTTCGAGGCTGCTCGGCCGCAGCTTCGCCGTTCTTGCCGCTGTCGTGAGTCTTCAAGGAAATTGTATGCTCGCCGCCGCCCAGGCTGGCACTTACCACGTGGAACAGACCTGGAAGCTGGGCGGCGACGGCGGCTGGGATTACCTTAAGGTCGACGAGGCCGCACACCTGCTGTATATCACCCGCGGGGCCCGTGTCATGGTGGTCGACCTGCAAAGCGGCAAAGTGCTTGGAGAGATCACCGGTTTACAAGGTACCCATGGTGTCGCCTTCGACAGCGCTGGCAAGCTCGGCTATATCAGTGACGGGGGCGCGGGCATGGTGCGGGTTTTCGATCGCGCCACCCGCCAGGTCGTGAACTCCGTGCCGGTTGGCAAGAACCCGGACGCCATCCTCTACGAACCGACCAAAAAATATGTGTTTGCGTTCAATGGCCGCAGCAACGATGCCAGCGTCATCGACACTTCTTCCAACCAGGTCATCGCCACAATTCCACTTTCCGGCAAACCCGAGTTTGCTCAGACCGACGGGAAAGGGACCGTCTTCGTCAACATCGAAGACAAGAACGATCTCGTGCGAATCGATGCCGCAACCCTGAAGGTGACGGCCACCTGGCCGCTCGCCCCCTGCGAGTCGCCTTCGGGTCTCGCGATCGACCCGGCCAAGCGCCGACTATTCTCGGTATGCGATGGGAAGAAGATGGCGATCACCGACGCCGACAGTGGAAAAGTAGTCGCCACGCCTGAGATCGGAGATGGTCCCGACGCTGCCGGCTTCGACTCTCAACGAGCGTTGGCCTTTAGTTCGAACGGGGAAGGAACACTGACCATTGTCCATCAGGATTCAGCGGACAGCTATTCTGTCCTCCAAACCGTACCCACCAAACGTGGAGCTCGCACCATGGCCCTTGATCCGTCGACCGGCAAGGTTTACCTGGTGACTGCCGATTTTGGCCCAAAGCCAACCCCGACCGCCGACAACCCGCGGCCCCGTCCGGCAATCCTCCCAGGGACCTTCAGTGTGATCGTCGTCAGCCCCTAA
- a CDS encoding chloride channel protein produces the protein MNSRPSALRDFTVDRRVWLLTAVAAVIGIGAAALAVLLLRAIALATNIFYYHRISLAAVSPAGSSLSRWILPFVPVVGGLIVGVMARYGSDKIRGHGIPEAIEAILLRGARVDPKVAILKPISAAISIGSGGPFGAEGPIIMTGGAFGSLIAQWLKLSDAERTTLLVAGAAAGMAATFAAPLAAILLAVELLLFEWRPRSLVPVAVASGMAGALRTTWLGTGPLFPLESQAAFPLAPAMLAAVILGLVIGLASAGLSRLMYGFEDAFEHFCGRLRIHWMWWPAIGGLGVGLGGLFFARGLGVGYDNIAELLRGNAPMALVLGLIVAKSLMWAFSLGSGTSGGVLAPLLMIGASLGELPAMLLHLPVETQALWALLGMGAMLSGSLGVPLTAILFSLELTHALPALLPLVLACTASYVVTSLIMPRSILTEKLGRRGFHLSREYGVDPLESVIVAEVMAEPMAQPMNEAGPHPSGETPTSSSEIFAYSDESCRTVAEQMASSGTMAMLVRDRETGAVLGKIAAPELLSARKRSVVPESERSSGFGKRGQEAPARG, from the coding sequence ATGAACTCGAGACCTTCCGCTTTACGGGATTTCACCGTCGATCGCCGCGTCTGGCTGCTGACCGCAGTTGCTGCCGTCATCGGAATCGGGGCGGCCGCTCTGGCCGTGCTGCTCCTGCGGGCCATTGCTCTAGCTACAAATATCTTTTACTACCACCGCATCAGCCTAGCAGCGGTTTCACCAGCCGGGTCTTCCTTGTCGCGATGGATTTTGCCATTTGTCCCGGTTGTCGGTGGCCTCATCGTTGGCGTCATGGCCCGTTATGGCTCGGACAAAATTCGCGGTCACGGTATCCCCGAGGCGATTGAAGCGATTCTCCTTCGGGGAGCCCGCGTCGACCCTAAGGTCGCGATCCTGAAGCCGATCTCTGCGGCGATCTCGATCGGCTCAGGCGGACCTTTCGGCGCCGAGGGACCCATCATCATGACCGGAGGAGCCTTCGGTTCCCTGATCGCGCAATGGCTCAAGCTCTCCGATGCCGAGCGCACCACGTTGCTGGTTGCCGGTGCAGCCGCCGGCATGGCGGCCACCTTCGCCGCCCCACTCGCGGCGATTCTGCTGGCGGTCGAGTTGCTGCTCTTCGAATGGCGCCCGCGCTCCCTGGTTCCGGTCGCAGTGGCCAGCGGAATGGCGGGAGCGCTGCGCACCACATGGCTTGGCACCGGACCGCTCTTTCCGCTTGAGTCTCAGGCAGCCTTTCCGCTGGCCCCGGCGATGCTGGCGGCGGTCATTCTGGGATTAGTGATCGGCCTGGCGTCGGCTGGCCTAAGCCGCCTGATGTATGGCTTCGAAGACGCCTTCGAACACTTCTGCGGCCGGTTGCGGATTCACTGGATGTGGTGGCCGGCAATCGGCGGGCTCGGTGTTGGACTTGGCGGCCTGTTCTTTGCTCGAGGACTCGGCGTCGGCTATGACAACATCGCTGAGTTGCTGCGCGGCAATGCTCCAATGGCCCTGGTTCTGGGCTTGATCGTCGCCAAGTCGCTGATGTGGGCCTTTTCACTCGGATCGGGAACATCGGGCGGTGTGCTCGCGCCATTGCTGATGATCGGCGCCTCGCTCGGGGAGCTTCCCGCGATGCTACTGCATCTGCCGGTTGAGACCCAGGCGCTCTGGGCGTTACTGGGGATGGGAGCGATGCTCTCCGGTTCGCTCGGAGTTCCGCTGACAGCGATTCTGTTCTCGCTCGAGCTCACCCATGCCCTCCCGGCGCTGTTGCCGCTAGTGCTCGCTTGCACCGCCTCATACGTCGTGACGTCGCTCATCATGCCGCGCTCGATCCTGACCGAGAAGCTCGGCCGGAGGGGCTTTCATCTCTCCCGGGAGTACGGCGTCGATCCACTCGAATCGGTGATCGTTGCCGAGGTAATGGCCGAGCCGATGGCCCAGCCGATGAATGAGGCGGGGCCCCACCCTTCCGGCGAAACGCCCACATCGTCGTCTGAGATATTCGCTTACTCCGATGAGTCATGCCGAACCGTCGCCGAGCAGATGGCTTCAAGTGGGACCATGGCGATGCTGGTGCGCGACCGCGAAACCGGAGCGGTTCTCGGCAAGATTGCCGCCCCTGAACTGCTTTCGGCCCGAAAACGCTCAGTCGTACCAGAGTCAGAGCGCAGCAGTGGCTTTGGGAAGCGAGGGCAAGAGGCACCGGCCCGTGGGTGA
- a CDS encoding sensor histidine kinase → MKAYSIVRRLVITILAVEFLLAALTTTIELAYLRQQHLKTFDIMLRGRADSVFGAVQDLEDEADSVFLDTSVLDLPRNDIYEVREESGALIGRSPNWNGLAGVPPRAGAPFSQTEVNGRDYRALVLHLTRNIDPSAKGPGIPHKIVVYYAAPLRPVWHALKDEARLLAFGNSLLLALTALAAALLLRRGMMPLHALANEASGISVHSWKFQAPEEAYAARELRPLATALQSALSRLEQSFRQQQVFISDAAHELKTAVSIVKSSLQLLAYKDRTLTEYREGLTQCLNDCGRVEDLVAKMLTLASIEQATPQPPSLGAEATDLNACLHQAALQLRPLAELHGVRITVSAAFAFHTQVPAADCSTLVSNLLANAIQHSPRGNDSEVELAVTEQGFRVRDFGEGISREALPYVFDRFFREDRSRARNTGGAGLGLAICKAIVERYGGKISIESWPGEGTLLNVELPGMVLQEHAAEMPRAQTSAV, encoded by the coding sequence GTGAAAGCATATTCAATCGTCCGGCGATTGGTCATCACCATTCTCGCTGTGGAATTTCTCTTGGCCGCACTCACCACCACCATCGAGTTGGCTTACCTGCGCCAACAACACCTCAAGACCTTCGATATCATGCTCCGCGGCCGCGCCGACTCCGTATTCGGCGCCGTTCAGGATCTCGAAGATGAAGCAGATAGCGTCTTTCTCGATACGTCGGTCCTCGATCTACCCCGAAACGATATCTACGAAGTGCGGGAAGAATCCGGCGCGCTCATCGGCCGCTCTCCGAATTGGAATGGTCTCGCCGGAGTGCCGCCCCGAGCCGGGGCTCCATTCAGCCAGACCGAAGTCAACGGCCGCGACTATCGGGCATTAGTCCTCCATCTCACCCGGAACATCGACCCCAGCGCAAAAGGCCCCGGGATCCCCCATAAGATCGTCGTCTACTATGCCGCTCCCTTGCGTCCGGTATGGCATGCGCTCAAGGACGAAGCCAGGCTTCTGGCCTTCGGGAACTCTCTTCTACTTGCGCTCACCGCCCTTGCCGCAGCCTTGCTCCTTCGTCGAGGAATGATGCCGCTCCATGCCTTGGCCAACGAAGCTTCCGGCATCTCGGTGCATTCATGGAAGTTCCAAGCTCCCGAAGAAGCTTACGCGGCCCGCGAGCTGCGTCCCCTCGCGACTGCGCTCCAGAGTGCGCTCTCCCGGCTTGAGCAATCGTTTCGCCAGCAGCAGGTGTTCATCAGCGATGCCGCCCACGAGTTGAAAACCGCTGTGTCGATCGTCAAATCCTCCTTGCAACTGCTCGCCTACAAGGACCGCACTTTAACCGAATATCGCGAAGGCCTAACCCAGTGCCTGAATGACTGTGGACGCGTCGAAGATTTGGTTGCGAAGATGCTTACGCTCGCGAGCATCGAACAAGCCACGCCGCAGCCTCCCTCGCTTGGCGCGGAAGCGACTGATTTGAACGCATGTCTACACCAGGCAGCGCTCCAGCTGCGGCCGCTCGCCGAGCTGCACGGGGTGCGGATCACTGTCTCCGCTGCGTTCGCCTTCCACACGCAAGTGCCGGCAGCCGATTGCTCAACGCTGGTCTCGAACCTGCTCGCGAATGCCATTCAGCACAGCCCGAGAGGAAATGATTCCGAGGTGGAGCTGGCCGTCACAGAACAAGGTTTTCGCGTGCGGGACTTTGGCGAAGGTATATCGAGAGAAGCTCTGCCCTACGTCTTCGACCGTTTTTTCCGCGAAGATCGATCGCGCGCCCGCAATACCGGCGGCGCCGGTTTGGGGTTGGCAATTTGTAAGGCAATTGTCGAGCGTTACGGAGGAAAGATTTCGATAGAAAGCTGGCCAGGGGAAGGCACGCTGCTGAACGTCGAACTGCCGGGCATGGTGCTTCAAGAGCACGCCGCCGAGATGCCGAGGGCCCAAACTTCCGCAGTGTAG
- a CDS encoding MBL fold metallo-hydrolase, with the protein MAGLEEKARKIAYFSELVGQSATAPLAGASRLPRLAQSDELGITFIGHSSFLIQIGGQTVLVDPVFARWLVVLRRLRHPGVRIDGLPPIDAVLLSHAHMDHLNRPSLRKIVAHTRRLTGKAPVAIVPWGVENLIQDLGFAKVISLEWWQSSLLGAVSVTLTPSKHWGARLFNDTYRGFGGYVLRSSEHSVYHSGDTAYFSGFAEIGRRLAPEVALLPIGAYSPDNFRSVHTSPEDALQGFLDMRASVMVPMHFGTFRLSAEPVEEPLPRLLASARKAGVEDCICALNEGETRIFRPGEGTELSCPGKLANAK; encoded by the coding sequence ATGGCTGGATTGGAAGAGAAAGCCCGCAAGATTGCGTATTTCAGTGAACTAGTTGGACAATCAGCCACTGCCCCCCTCGCGGGAGCGAGCCGTCTTCCGAGACTAGCCCAAAGCGATGAACTCGGGATTACCTTCATCGGGCACTCGTCATTCTTGATCCAAATTGGGGGCCAAACCGTACTGGTCGACCCGGTGTTCGCGCGCTGGCTGGTCGTGCTTCGCCGCCTTCGCCACCCGGGGGTGCGAATTGACGGGCTGCCACCGATCGATGCGGTATTACTCTCCCACGCCCACATGGACCACCTGAACCGGCCTTCTCTGCGCAAGATCGTTGCTCACACTCGCAGGCTGACGGGCAAGGCTCCCGTGGCCATCGTGCCGTGGGGGGTCGAGAACCTGATTCAGGACCTCGGTTTTGCCAAGGTGATTTCGCTGGAATGGTGGCAGTCGTCTTTGCTTGGCGCCGTGAGTGTGACTCTGACTCCCTCGAAACACTGGGGAGCTCGCCTTTTCAACGACACTTACCGCGGATTTGGCGGCTATGTCCTTCGGTCGAGCGAGCACTCCGTCTATCATTCCGGCGATACGGCTTACTTTTCGGGATTTGCGGAGATCGGCCGCCGGCTAGCCCCCGAGGTGGCATTACTACCGATCGGAGCTTATAGCCCGGACAATTTCCGCAGCGTCCATACCAGCCCTGAGGATGCTCTGCAGGGATTCCTGGATATGCGCGCCAGCGTGATGGTTCCCATGCACTTCGGGACATTCCGGTTGTCGGCCGAACCGGTCGAGGAACCTCTGCCGCGTCTCTTAGCCTCAGCGCGAAAAGCCGGAGTTGAAGACTGTATCTGCGCTTTGAACGAGGGGGAGACCCGCATTTTCCGTCCTGGTGAAGGAACTGAGCTATCATGCCCCGGCAAACTCGCGAATGCTAAGTAA
- a CDS encoding MarR family transcriptional regulator — MEADQLFPSGRQLLCTLAEFRFELRRFLLFSEKAAESVGLQPQQHQLLLQIAGAPAGATTTIAYAAGRLGLRHNSVVELVDRSEKQRLLKRVEDQADRRRVLLRLTRKGERLLLQLADEHASELHDMAPRLASVLHRIEATRSGSSSKEKAPSK; from the coding sequence ATGGAAGCAGATCAACTCTTCCCTTCAGGTCGTCAGCTGCTTTGCACCCTCGCAGAGTTTCGCTTTGAGCTGCGAAGGTTCCTCCTTTTCAGCGAAAAAGCCGCCGAAAGCGTGGGACTGCAGCCTCAACAGCATCAACTGCTGCTGCAGATTGCAGGCGCGCCGGCAGGCGCCACAACCACCATTGCCTATGCCGCCGGACGACTTGGCTTGCGCCACAACAGCGTCGTTGAGCTTGTCGATCGATCCGAAAAGCAGCGCCTGTTGAAACGCGTAGAGGATCAGGCCGACCGCCGCCGTGTGCTTCTTCGCCTGACCCGCAAGGGCGAGCGGCTTCTACTTCAGCTTGCCGACGAACATGCAAGCGAGTTACACGATATGGCCCCTCGACTCGCCAGCGTCTTGCACCGGATCGAGGCGACCCGGTCCGGCAGTTCCTCGAAAGAAAAGGCGCCCAGCAAATGA
- the lepB gene encoding signal peptidase I — MSTPTAATPRDSMLPATAPVIEEPPFGAIPLSDVTFPARQEHIVHHIIFPHLLDTVRSFLSVVVIALFVLTFIVQPFRIPSESMERTLLVGDFLLVNKMAESPGGSLWFWTLPYRQVHRGDIIVFHFPLQPGEHLVKRVVGIPGDHIRLINGIVYLNGKAQTEPYAVYRGNYPDSFRDQFPTGQFTDPGVDSHWWLNVRRNLQDGEIVVPKGHYFVLGDNRNNSRDSRYWGFVPRENIVGRPFVIYFSVRSVSPTDPSPLPGDSLAHGNSLVSALLDFARWDRMFQVVR; from the coding sequence GTGAGCACACCGACCGCCGCCACTCCGCGAGATTCTATGCTCCCCGCGACCGCGCCGGTGATCGAGGAGCCTCCCTTCGGCGCGATTCCTCTCTCTGACGTGACTTTCCCGGCGCGGCAGGAACACATCGTCCACCACATTATCTTTCCGCATCTGCTCGACACGGTGCGATCTTTCCTCTCGGTGGTCGTCATTGCTCTTTTTGTTTTGACGTTTATCGTGCAGCCATTTCGGATTCCCTCCGAATCAATGGAGCGCACTTTGCTGGTGGGGGATTTTTTGCTGGTCAACAAGATGGCGGAAAGTCCCGGCGGCAGCCTTTGGTTCTGGACGCTGCCTTACCGGCAAGTCCATCGCGGCGACATTATCGTCTTCCATTTCCCGCTACAGCCTGGCGAGCATCTGGTGAAGCGCGTCGTCGGCATTCCGGGAGATCACATCCGGCTAATCAACGGGATCGTCTATCTCAACGGAAAAGCTCAGACCGAACCATATGCGGTTTATCGTGGGAACTATCCTGACAGCTTCCGCGACCAGTTCCCTACCGGCCAGTTCACCGATCCTGGTGTGGACTCGCACTGGTGGCTGAATGTCCGGCGCAACCTGCAGGATGGGGAGATAGTCGTGCCTAAGGGGCACTATTTCGTCCTCGGCGATAACCGCAACAACAGCCGAGACAGCCGGTATTGGGGGTTCGTTCCTCGAGAAAACATCGTTGGACGGCCGTTTGTCATTTACTTTTCCGTCCGCAGCGTCTCTCCCACCGACCCGTCGCCGCTGCCCGGCGATTCGCTTGCGCATGGAAACAGCCTGGTCAGCGCCTTGCTTGACTTCGCCAGATGGGACCGGATGTTTCAGGTGGTTCGGTAG
- a CDS encoding sugar ABC transporter substrate-binding protein, with amino-acid sequence MLANKTTKRLYLIPILSKALDVMELLQAERAPMSLEAVFQRTRFSKTSVYRILQTLLHRGYVARSGDGLYRLVSLPLKLRFGFASQSSEMPFSQAVTQSLQAAAAASGVDLMILDNRYDAATALKNAEQFVQSRIDLVIEFQVEQQVAPVIADRIAAAGIPLIAIDIPHPHAIYFGVNNYRVGYDAGSLLAQYATDHWRGQVDWVLGLDIEEAGPLVQSRITGAFEGVRSILDAIPVESFVRIDGRGMHEKSYRLVLDFLKRHPRDKRILVAAATDTSALGALQAVEELKRGKQVVIVGQDCIPEAVEEMRKPGSPIIGSVSHEVNEYGPRIIEIGLGLLRGRSVPPYNYVVHRLVTSESLRA; translated from the coding sequence ATGTTGGCAAACAAGACGACGAAGCGGCTCTACCTTATTCCCATCCTCTCGAAAGCCCTGGACGTGATGGAGTTGTTGCAGGCAGAGCGGGCTCCCATGTCGCTTGAAGCCGTTTTTCAGCGCACCCGGTTCTCGAAGACCAGCGTCTATCGCATCTTGCAGACGCTCTTGCATCGCGGTTATGTCGCGCGATCCGGCGACGGTCTCTACCGGCTGGTCAGCCTGCCGCTCAAGCTGCGCTTCGGATTTGCCAGTCAGAGTTCCGAGATGCCCTTTTCGCAGGCCGTTACCCAGAGCCTTCAGGCTGCCGCCGCCGCTTCCGGCGTTGATTTGATGATCCTGGACAACCGCTACGATGCCGCGACGGCATTGAAGAATGCAGAGCAGTTCGTCCAATCCCGGATCGACCTGGTCATCGAGTTTCAAGTGGAGCAGCAGGTCGCCCCGGTCATTGCCGACCGGATCGCCGCAGCCGGGATCCCTCTCATCGCCATCGATATCCCGCACCCGCACGCGATCTATTTCGGCGTGAACAACTACCGGGTTGGCTATGACGCCGGCTCGCTTCTGGCTCAGTATGCCACCGACCACTGGCGAGGGCAGGTGGATTGGGTCCTGGGCCTCGACATTGAAGAGGCCGGCCCACTGGTGCAAAGCCGGATCACCGGCGCTTTCGAGGGCGTCCGATCCATTCTCGACGCAATCCCGGTGGAGTCGTTTGTGCGCATCGATGGCCGCGGAATGCATGAGAAAAGCTACCGCCTGGTCCTGGATTTTCTCAAGCGCCACCCCCGGGACAAGCGCATTCTTGTGGCCGCCGCAACCGATACCAGCGCCCTCGGGGCATTGCAAGCCGTAGAGGAGTTGAAGCGTGGCAAGCAGGTCGTCATCGTCGGGCAGGATTGCATTCCCGAGGCAGTGGAGGAGATGCGCAAGCCCGGCAGCCCGATCATCGGATCGGTTTCTCACGAAGTGAACGAATATGGCCCCAGAATCATCGAGATTGGCCTCGGTCTGCTGCGCGGGCGCAGCGTCCCTCCCTATAACTATGTCGTTCATCGATTGGTGACTAGCGAGTCCTTACGGGCCTAG